The proteins below are encoded in one region of Streptomyces sp. NBC_00490:
- a CDS encoding zinc-dependent alcohol dehydrogenase: MRAAVVQAFGRPLVIEERPDPEPGPGQVRIRVEASGLCHTDIHAAHGDWPIKPTPPFVPGHEGVGIVEELGAGVTHLAIGQRVAVPWLGWACGRCEHCLSGWETLCEQQRNTGYGVDGGYAEKMLASADFATPVPDGIDPRDAAPLTCAGVTTYKALKVAGVAPAQLVAISGVGGLGHLAVQYAKIAGATVAAIDVTDEKLELARKLGADILIDARKEDPAEVLKRHGGAHSAIALAVNEQAFTAVYGGLRRGGKLIMVALPAGGTIQVPIFDTVLNGTSVIGSIVGTRQDLDEVFRLHAAGRTKVIYRTRSLDTVNESIADVLRGEVEARIVFEM, from the coding sequence GTGAGAGCAGCAGTCGTCCAGGCCTTCGGCCGGCCCCTGGTCATCGAGGAGCGCCCCGATCCCGAGCCGGGCCCCGGCCAGGTCCGTATCCGGGTAGAGGCCTCTGGTCTGTGCCATACCGACATCCACGCCGCGCACGGCGACTGGCCGATCAAGCCGACCCCGCCGTTCGTCCCAGGTCATGAGGGCGTCGGCATCGTCGAGGAACTCGGCGCGGGCGTCACCCACCTGGCGATCGGGCAGCGGGTGGCCGTGCCCTGGCTCGGCTGGGCCTGCGGGCGGTGTGAGCACTGTCTGTCCGGTTGGGAGACGCTGTGCGAGCAGCAGCGCAACACCGGCTACGGCGTGGACGGTGGCTACGCCGAGAAGATGCTGGCCTCGGCCGACTTCGCCACCCCGGTGCCCGACGGCATCGACCCGCGCGACGCCGCCCCGCTGACCTGCGCCGGCGTCACGACGTACAAGGCGCTCAAGGTCGCGGGCGTGGCTCCGGCCCAGCTGGTGGCGATCTCCGGCGTCGGCGGCCTCGGTCACCTCGCCGTTCAGTACGCGAAGATCGCCGGTGCCACCGTCGCCGCCATCGACGTCACCGACGAGAAGCTGGAGCTTGCCCGGAAGCTGGGCGCGGACATCCTCATCGACGCCCGCAAGGAGGACCCGGCCGAGGTGCTCAAGCGGCACGGCGGCGCGCACTCCGCCATCGCGCTCGCGGTCAACGAGCAAGCCTTCACCGCCGTCTACGGCGGTCTGCGGCGCGGCGGCAAGCTGATCATGGTGGCGCTGCCGGCCGGTGGCACCATCCAGGTCCCGATCTTCGACACCGTCCTGAACGGCACCTCCGTCATCGGCTCCATCGTCGGCACCCGCCAGGACCTCGACGAGGTGTTCCGGCTGCACGCGGCGGGCCGCACGAAGGTCATCTACCGGACCCGCTCCCTGGACACCGTCAACGAGTCCATCGCGGATGTGCTGCGCGGGGAGGTCGAGGCGCGCATCGTCTTCGAGATGTGA
- a CDS encoding universal stress protein, with translation MDRHVVAGIDPSPESRAAAHWASREALRRGAALRLVHAWQLHPRPAANVPMDMTERSWARQILSEASDSVRAAHPGLQIVDQQVKDSPAAALLAAAEDAELVVLGSRGLSGATGFLLGSVSAKVVARSPRPVVLVREGESAAGEHFSPLAGVSPDEIPETPYRDVVLGLDTGHPCDELIEFAFETARRCGAALRVIHTFTVPPGYAVADRVAPPPGPELLAEREHAVLATLRPWCEKFPEVAVTQTVIEGRAAAELPRAASGAALVVVGRRIRDSRLGFHTGPVTHAVLHHAGCPVAVVPHA, from the coding sequence ATGGACCGACACGTAGTCGCGGGAATCGACCCTTCTCCCGAGAGCCGCGCCGCCGCGCACTGGGCGTCCCGGGAAGCCCTGCGCCGTGGCGCCGCGCTGCGGCTCGTGCACGCCTGGCAGCTGCACCCGCGTCCCGCCGCCAACGTACCCATGGACATGACCGAGCGAAGCTGGGCTCGGCAGATCCTGTCGGAGGCGTCGGACAGCGTCCGCGCCGCCCACCCCGGGCTGCAGATCGTGGACCAACAGGTGAAGGACTCGCCAGCCGCTGCCCTGCTGGCAGCGGCTGAGGACGCCGAGCTGGTGGTACTCGGCTCCCGCGGGCTCAGCGGTGCCACGGGGTTCCTGCTCGGCTCGGTGTCCGCGAAGGTCGTCGCCAGGTCGCCGCGCCCTGTGGTGCTGGTCCGCGAGGGCGAGAGCGCCGCCGGCGAGCACTTCTCGCCCCTCGCCGGCGTTTCACCCGACGAGATTCCCGAGACCCCCTACCGCGATGTCGTCCTCGGCCTCGACACCGGCCACCCCTGCGACGAGCTGATCGAGTTCGCCTTCGAGACCGCCCGGCGCTGCGGTGCCGCCCTGCGCGTGATCCACACCTTCACCGTCCCGCCGGGATACGCCGTCGCCGACCGGGTCGCCCCGCCGCCCGGCCCGGAGCTGCTCGCGGAGCGCGAACACGCCGTGCTCGCGACGCTGCGCCCATGGTGTGAGAAGTTCCCCGAGGTCGCCGTCACCCAGACCGTCATCGAAGGCAGGGCGGCCGCCGAACTGCCCCGCGCCGCTTCCGGCGCGGCGCTCGTCGTCGTGGGACGCCGGATCCGGGACAGCCGCCTCGGTTTCCACACCGGTCCGGTCACCCACGCGGTCCTGCATCACGCAGGCTGCCCCGTGGCCGTCGTCCCGCACGCCTGA
- the adhE gene encoding bifunctional acetaldehyde-CoA/alcohol dehydrogenase, protein MAGKNDGKPTTPDSGPSETAIAVDRLVTNGLKALADYESLTQEQVDHIVKKASVAALDQHTGLAALAVEETGRGVFEDKAAKNMFACEHVTHSMGRMKTVGVIARDDIEDIVEIAEPVGVVCAITPVTNPTSTTIFKALMALKTRNPVVFAFHPSAQRCSAEAARVVRDAAIAAGAPEHCVQWIETPSLEATDTLMHHPGVALILATGGNAMVKAAYSAGKPALGVGAGNVPAYVHKSAKLRRAVNDLVLSKSFDNGMICASEQAVILDSEIYDAALAEFRTLHAHLATAEEKAKLEAFLFPVGPAGGGCEPKVNAAAVGQSPAWIAEQAGFTVPADTSVILVEAERVGPDEPLTREKLCPVLTVLRADSEAQGFDLAADMVAFHGQGHSSVIHTEDRELAEAYGRRMKTVRIIVNSPSSQGAIGGVYNSLLPSLTLGCGSWGSTSVSNNVTAAQLLNVKRVGTRHNNLQWFKVPPKIYFEPQAIRYLTSMPDIHRVTIVTDATMTRLGFVDRVSRVLQCRPEPVTLQIIDNVEPEPSISSVQRGARLMRDFRPDTIIALGGGSPMDAAKVMWLLYEHPDVDFADMRQKFSDIRKRAFRFPVLGERARLVCIPTTSGTGAEVTPFAVISDPATGKKYPLADYALTPSVAIVDPLLTAQLPPALAADSGFDALTHAIEAYVSVYANDFTDGPALHAVRLIFDNLDAAVNNRAGSPESREKMHNAGTIAGMAFGNAFLGIVHAMSHTLGATFHIAHGRTNAVLLPHVIRYNGTVPTKLTGWPKYESYRAPERFQDIARTLGLPAATPAQGVESLACAVERLRDAVGIEPSFQALGVDEQHYLTALPQQALNAYEDQCAPANPRMPMLDDMQELMRTAYYGQAATPAR, encoded by the coding sequence ATGGCCGGTAAGAACGACGGCAAGCCCACCACTCCCGACAGCGGGCCCTCCGAAACAGCGATCGCGGTGGACCGGCTGGTCACGAACGGGCTGAAGGCGCTCGCCGACTACGAGTCGCTGACTCAGGAGCAGGTCGACCACATCGTCAAGAAGGCGTCGGTCGCCGCGCTGGACCAGCACACCGGGCTGGCGGCGCTCGCCGTCGAGGAGACCGGCCGCGGTGTCTTCGAGGACAAGGCCGCGAAGAACATGTTCGCCTGCGAGCACGTCACCCACAGCATGGGCAGGATGAAGACCGTCGGAGTCATAGCCCGCGACGACATCGAGGACATCGTCGAGATCGCGGAGCCGGTCGGCGTGGTCTGCGCGATCACGCCCGTCACCAACCCCACCTCCACCACGATCTTCAAGGCGCTGATGGCACTGAAGACCCGCAACCCGGTCGTCTTCGCCTTCCACCCCTCCGCCCAGCGCTGCAGCGCGGAGGCGGCTCGCGTCGTCCGCGACGCGGCCATCGCCGCAGGGGCACCGGAGCACTGCGTGCAGTGGATCGAGACCCCCTCCCTCGAGGCGACCGACACTCTGATGCACCACCCGGGCGTCGCGCTCATCCTCGCCACCGGTGGCAACGCCATGGTCAAGGCCGCCTACTCCGCGGGAAAGCCCGCCCTCGGCGTCGGCGCCGGCAACGTGCCCGCCTACGTCCACAAGAGCGCCAAGCTGCGCCGGGCCGTCAACGATCTGGTGCTGTCCAAGTCCTTCGACAACGGCATGATCTGCGCCTCCGAGCAGGCGGTCATCCTCGACTCCGAGATCTACGACGCGGCGCTCGCCGAGTTCCGCACCCTGCACGCTCATCTGGCGACCGCCGAGGAGAAGGCGAAGCTGGAGGCGTTCCTGTTTCCCGTCGGCCCGGCGGGCGGCGGCTGCGAGCCCAAGGTCAACGCCGCGGCCGTCGGGCAGAGCCCGGCGTGGATCGCCGAGCAGGCCGGGTTCACCGTGCCTGCCGACACGTCCGTCATTCTGGTGGAGGCCGAACGGGTCGGCCCGGACGAGCCGTTGACCCGGGAGAAGCTGTGCCCGGTGCTCACCGTGCTCCGCGCGGATTCCGAGGCCCAGGGCTTCGATCTGGCCGCCGACATGGTCGCCTTCCACGGTCAGGGCCACAGCTCGGTCATCCACACCGAGGACCGCGAGCTCGCGGAAGCGTACGGCCGTCGCATGAAGACCGTACGGATCATCGTCAACTCGCCTTCCTCGCAGGGCGCGATCGGCGGTGTCTACAACAGCCTGTTGCCTTCGCTGACGCTGGGCTGTGGATCCTGGGGTAGCACGTCGGTGTCCAACAACGTCACCGCCGCCCAGTTGCTGAACGTCAAGCGGGTCGGCACCCGCCACAACAACCTCCAGTGGTTCAAGGTGCCGCCGAAGATCTACTTCGAGCCGCAGGCCATCCGCTACCTGACCTCCATGCCGGACATCCACCGCGTCACGATCGTCACCGACGCGACGATGACCCGCCTCGGCTTCGTCGACCGGGTGAGCCGCGTCCTGCAATGCCGGCCCGAGCCGGTGACTCTGCAGATCATCGACAACGTCGAACCCGAGCCCAGCATCTCTTCCGTCCAGCGCGGCGCCCGCCTCATGCGGGACTTCCGCCCGGACACGATCATCGCGCTCGGCGGTGGCTCCCCGATGGACGCCGCGAAGGTGATGTGGCTGCTGTACGAGCACCCGGACGTCGACTTCGCCGACATGCGGCAGAAGTTCTCCGACATCCGCAAGCGCGCCTTCCGCTTCCCTGTCCTGGGCGAGCGCGCCCGTCTGGTGTGCATTCCCACGACATCGGGAACCGGCGCAGAGGTCACCCCGTTCGCCGTCATCTCCGACCCCGCCACCGGTAAGAAGTACCCCCTGGCCGACTACGCCCTCACCCCCAGCGTGGCCATCGTCGATCCCCTGCTCACCGCCCAACTGCCCCCGGCCCTGGCTGCCGACAGCGGCTTCGACGCCCTCACCCACGCCATCGAGGCATACGTCTCCGTCTACGCCAACGACTTCACCGACGGCCCCGCCCTGCACGCCGTCCGCCTCATCTTCGACAACCTCGACGCAGCCGTGAACAACCGTGCGGGCAGCCCCGAGTCCCGGGAGAAGATGCACAACGCCGGCACCATCGCGGGCATGGCCTTCGGCAACGCCTTCCTCGGCATCGTCCATGCCATGTCGCACACCCTTGGTGCCACCTTCCACATCGCCCACGGCCGCACCAACGCGGTCCTGCTCCCGCACGTCATCCGCTACAACGGCACCGTGCCCACCAAGCTGACCGGCTGGCCCAAGTACGAGAGCTACCGCGCCCCGGAACGCTTCCAGGACATCGCCCGCACACTCGGCCTGCCCGCCGCCACCCCGGCACAGGGCGTGGAGTCCCTGGCCTGCGCTGTGGAACGGCTCCGTGACGCCGTGGGCATCGAGCCCTCGTTCCAGGCCCTGGGCGTGGACGAGCAGCACTACCTCACAGCCCTGCCCCAACAGGCCCTCAACGCCTACGAGGATCAGTGCGCGCCCGCCAACCCGCGCATGCCGATGCTCGACGACATGCAGGAACTGATGCGCACCGCCTACTACGGTCAGGCAGCGACACCGGCCCGGTAG
- a CDS encoding pyridoxamine 5'-phosphate oxidase family protein: MFQNDAVRGLDRQECLRLLAKVPVGRVVYTRQALPAVLPINFSLDTDSSVLLSTSQDSDLVRAVDGVVVAFEADEFDAASRSGWSVVVTGRATVVTDPAEHERLSQSDPTSWMPVQDAVFVRIESEMVTGRALKGTSGME, translated from the coding sequence ATGTTCCAGAACGACGCCGTTCGCGGACTCGACCGACAGGAGTGCCTGCGCCTGCTCGCCAAGGTGCCGGTCGGCCGCGTGGTCTACACCCGGCAGGCCCTGCCCGCGGTCCTCCCCATCAACTTCTCCCTGGACACGGACTCCTCCGTCCTGCTGTCGACCTCGCAGGACTCGGACCTCGTACGCGCCGTCGACGGCGTCGTGGTCGCCTTCGAGGCGGATGAGTTCGACGCGGCGTCCCGGTCCGGCTGGAGTGTGGTCGTCACCGGCCGGGCCACCGTGGTGACCGATCCCGCCGAGCACGAGCGGCTGTCGCAATCCGACCCCACGTCCTGGATGCCTGTGCAGGACGCGGTGTTCGTACGGATCGAGTCGGAGATGGTCACCGGACGCGCCCTGAAGGGCACGTCCGGTATGGAGTGA
- a CDS encoding DUF5994 family protein produces the protein MDGVGIITRVILGIGLWPDIPHRIPVGGHLVTAGWFVSGHEQHEITLCSYRDGSRTLLIIPPTTEPDTAAWLMNTPLPVDGSSTATELLAMATARFDAPPVDVPQWIGRPM, from the coding sequence ATGGACGGCGTGGGCATCATCACGAGAGTCATTCTGGGGATCGGGCTGTGGCCCGACATCCCGCACCGGATCCCCGTAGGCGGGCACTTGGTGACCGCTGGCTGGTTCGTGTCCGGTCACGAACAGCACGAGATCACGCTCTGTTCCTATCGTGACGGGTCTCGCACGCTGCTCATTATTCCTCCCACGACGGAGCCCGACACCGCGGCCTGGCTGATGAACACGCCCCTACCGGTCGACGGCAGCAGCACCGCCACCGAACTCCTGGCCATGGCAACGGCCCGCTTCGACGCACCCCCCGTTGACGTTCCGCAGTGGATCGGACGGCCGATGTGA
- a CDS encoding CBS domain-containing protein, whose protein sequence is MTRTVGEVMTSEVVEAHRDTSFKDVARLLDQHRISGLPVVDHDDKVLGVISETDLMRRHAARSSRGRVRWFRKSALRRSAPHLTTMAPATTAGELMSTPAVTVHPEQGVADAARVMERHHVDRLPVVDEEDRLIGIATRRDLLRIFLRTDEEIRRDVTDDVLTRAMSLPPHAVTVSVRDGMVTLEGQLERQSDIFLTTQLTWRVDGVVGVVNSLTFHVDETPPPEPHPSGGIARPWLLND, encoded by the coding sequence ATGACCCGCACAGTCGGCGAGGTGATGACCAGCGAGGTCGTCGAAGCGCACCGGGACACGTCGTTCAAGGACGTGGCACGGCTACTGGACCAACACCGCATCAGCGGTCTGCCCGTGGTGGACCACGACGACAAGGTCCTGGGAGTGATCTCCGAGACCGACCTGATGCGCCGGCACGCGGCCCGGTCCTCCCGTGGCCGCGTGCGGTGGTTCCGGAAGTCCGCGCTGCGCCGCTCCGCCCCTCACCTGACCACGATGGCCCCGGCCACGACCGCCGGAGAGCTGATGTCGACGCCCGCCGTCACCGTGCACCCCGAACAGGGCGTCGCGGACGCCGCGCGTGTCATGGAACGCCACCATGTCGACCGGCTCCCTGTCGTGGACGAGGAGGACCGCCTGATCGGCATCGCCACCCGACGGGACCTGCTGCGGATCTTCCTGCGGACGGACGAGGAGATCCGCCGGGACGTGACCGACGACGTCCTGACGCGCGCCATGTCTCTGCCACCTCACGCCGTGACGGTCTCGGTTCGGGACGGCATGGTCACGCTGGAGGGGCAACTGGAACGGCAGAGCGACATCTTCCTCACCACCCAGCTGACGTGGCGGGTGGACGGGGTGGTCGGGGTCGTGAACAGCCTGACGTTCCACGTCGACGAGACTCCTCCGCCCGAGCCGCACCCCTCGGGCGGAATCGCGCGCCCCTGGCTGCTCAACGACTGA
- a CDS encoding DUF4389 domain-containing protein: protein MTTLAGLPDRPVRVNAVLDAPLSRWLWLVKWILVIPHYVVLFFLWIAFTVVSMIAFFAILFTEHYPRPLFDFNLGVLRWSWRVAYYSYGALGTDRYPPFSLGEEPHYPARLDIAYPEHLSRGLVLVKWWLLAIPHYVIVAFFLGGWHLGWWDGGLVAVLALIAAITLAFTEKYPKGLFDLILGLNRWVLRVATYAALMTDTYPPFRLDMGGTEPSEPEVLP, encoded by the coding sequence ATGACAACCCTTGCCGGACTACCGGACCGCCCGGTCCGCGTCAACGCGGTCCTCGACGCACCGCTGTCCCGCTGGCTCTGGCTGGTGAAATGGATCCTCGTCATCCCCCACTACGTCGTGCTGTTCTTCCTCTGGATCGCCTTCACGGTCGTGAGCATGATCGCGTTCTTCGCCATCCTGTTCACCGAGCACTACCCACGCCCCCTGTTCGACTTCAACCTCGGAGTACTGCGCTGGAGCTGGCGGGTCGCCTACTACTCCTACGGCGCCCTGGGCACCGACCGCTACCCGCCCTTCAGCCTCGGCGAAGAACCCCACTACCCGGCCCGGCTGGACATCGCCTACCCCGAGCATCTCTCCCGCGGCCTGGTCCTGGTGAAATGGTGGCTGCTGGCCATACCCCACTACGTCATCGTCGCCTTCTTCCTCGGCGGCTGGCACCTCGGATGGTGGGACGGCGGACTCGTCGCCGTACTCGCCCTGATCGCCGCCATCACCCTGGCCTTCACCGAGAAATACCCCAAGGGCCTGTTCGACCTGATCCTCGGCCTCAACCGCTGGGTACTGCGGGTCGCCACCTACGCCGCCCTCATGACGGACACCTATCCCCCCTTCCGCCTCGACATGGGCGGCACCGAACCGAGCGAACCGGAGGTGCTGCCGTGA
- the pflA gene encoding pyruvate formate-lyase-activating protein, with protein MKTTVEPVTGRIHSWDLSTGVDGPGTRFVLFLSGCPLRCLYCANPDTWHMRDGKRTTVDEVMAEIEKYRPFITTAGGGVTLTGGEALLQPAFTAGIFRRCKELGLHTALDTSGFLGARAGDELLADTDLVLLDIKSFDVRTYRRLTGGDLSPTLNFATRLDRLGVPVWIRYVLVPGWTDDMAAVDGLGAFLAGLGNVDRVDVLPFHKLGAPKYDALGITFPLRDTPTPDPHLTERVREQFREHGLRAL; from the coding sequence ATGAAGACCACGGTCGAACCGGTGACGGGCCGGATCCACTCCTGGGACCTGTCCACGGGGGTGGACGGTCCCGGGACCCGGTTCGTGCTGTTCCTCAGCGGCTGTCCGCTGCGGTGCCTGTACTGCGCCAACCCTGACACCTGGCACATGCGCGACGGCAAGCGGACCACCGTCGACGAAGTGATGGCCGAGATCGAGAAGTACCGGCCCTTCATCACGACCGCCGGCGGGGGAGTGACGCTCACCGGCGGGGAGGCCCTGCTGCAGCCCGCGTTCACGGCGGGGATCTTCCGCCGCTGCAAGGAGCTCGGCCTGCACACGGCCCTCGACACGTCCGGTTTCCTCGGCGCCCGCGCCGGCGACGAACTGCTCGCCGACACCGACCTGGTCCTGCTCGACATCAAGTCGTTCGACGTCCGGACCTACCGCAGGCTGACCGGAGGGGACCTCTCCCCGACCCTCAACTTCGCTACCCGCCTGGACCGGCTCGGCGTCCCGGTGTGGATCCGCTACGTCCTCGTGCCCGGCTGGACCGACGATATGGCAGCGGTCGACGGCCTCGGCGCGTTCCTCGCCGGGCTGGGCAACGTCGACCGGGTGGACGTCCTGCCGTTCCACAAACTCGGCGCCCCCAAGTACGACGCCCTGGGGATCACCTTCCCCCTGCGTGACACTCCCACGCCGGACCCGCACCTGACGGAGCGGGTACGCGAGCAGTTCCGGGAACACGGGCTGCGGGCCCTGTGA
- the pflB gene encoding formate C-acetyltransferase, translating to MTATVTAGPQPTTEAWRGFAGTRWRGHIDVRDFIQSNYTPYEGDSAFLSGPTERTLTVWDKIARLFPEERRLGILDVDPGNPSTITSHRPGFIDRDRELIVGLQTDAPLRRAIMPNGGLRMVENGLKAYGYEADPFVTRVFSTYRKTHNDGVFDAYTPEMRAARKAGIITGLPDAYGRGRIIGDYRRVALYGTDRLIEAKRAERALLDARPSSPDVIRDREELAEQERALGELAQMAASYGCDVTRPAVTAHEAVQWLYLGFLAAVKEQNGAAMSLGRTSTFLDVYLQRDLDEGILDETRAQELIDDFVIKLRIVRFLRTPEYDALFSGDPTWVTESIGGMGADGRTLVTRTSFRFLQTLYNLGPAPEPNLTVLWSSRLPSGFKEFCAQVSIDTSAIQYESDDLMRPRTGDDTAIACCVSAMAVGRQMQFFGARVNLAKALLYAINGGRDEMTGEQIAPEAPALTRDHLDYEQLSKAYDHMLDWLAATYVNTLNVIHYMHDKYAYERIEMALHDHPVHRFMACGIAGLSVAADSLSAVKYARVKVIRDATGLAVDYEIEGDYPAYGNNDDRADSIAADLVRSFMAKVRKHPTYRDAEHTQSVLTITSNVVYGKHTGNTPDGRRAGQPFAPGANPMNGRDLHGVAASALSVAKLPYEQARDGISLTTTITPEGLGHDPAERAGHLVGILDAYTASGGFHMNVNVLDRATLEDAMQHPQKYPELTIRVSGYAVNFVRLTREQQLDVISRTFHGSL from the coding sequence ATGACGGCAACGGTGACAGCTGGACCCCAGCCGACGACCGAGGCGTGGCGAGGCTTCGCCGGCACGCGTTGGCGGGGCCACATCGACGTACGCGACTTCATCCAGTCCAACTACACGCCCTACGAAGGCGATTCCGCTTTCCTGTCCGGGCCGACCGAGCGCACGCTCACCGTCTGGGACAAGATCGCGCGGCTGTTCCCCGAGGAACGGCGCCTGGGCATCCTCGACGTCGACCCGGGCAACCCGTCCACCATCACCTCGCACCGGCCGGGCTTCATCGACCGTGACCGCGAACTGATCGTCGGCCTGCAGACCGACGCCCCGCTGAGGCGGGCGATCATGCCCAACGGCGGACTGCGGATGGTCGAGAACGGACTGAAGGCCTACGGCTACGAGGCCGACCCCTTCGTCACGCGCGTCTTCAGCACATACCGCAAGACCCACAACGACGGCGTATTCGACGCCTACACCCCCGAGATGCGCGCCGCCCGCAAGGCCGGCATCATCACCGGACTGCCGGACGCGTACGGCCGTGGCCGGATCATCGGCGACTACCGGCGCGTCGCGCTGTACGGCACGGACCGGCTCATCGAGGCCAAGCGTGCCGAACGCGCTCTGCTGGACGCGCGGCCCTCCAGCCCGGACGTCATCCGGGACCGCGAGGAACTGGCCGAGCAGGAAAGGGCGTTGGGCGAGCTGGCCCAGATGGCGGCCTCCTACGGCTGCGACGTCACCCGCCCCGCCGTCACCGCGCACGAAGCCGTGCAGTGGCTCTATCTGGGCTTCCTGGCGGCGGTGAAGGAGCAAAACGGCGCCGCGATGTCGCTCGGCCGTACCTCCACCTTCCTGGACGTCTATCTCCAGCGCGACCTGGACGAGGGGATCCTCGACGAGACACGTGCCCAGGAGCTGATCGACGACTTCGTGATCAAGCTGCGGATCGTCCGTTTCCTGCGCACACCCGAGTACGACGCACTGTTCTCCGGCGACCCGACCTGGGTGACGGAGTCCATCGGCGGTATGGGCGCGGACGGCCGCACACTGGTCACCCGCACCTCCTTCCGCTTCCTGCAGACCCTGTACAACCTCGGCCCGGCGCCCGAGCCCAACCTGACGGTCCTGTGGTCGTCCCGCCTGCCGTCCGGATTCAAGGAGTTCTGCGCGCAGGTCTCGATCGACACGAGCGCGATCCAGTACGAGTCCGACGACCTGATGCGCCCGCGCACCGGTGACGACACGGCGATCGCCTGCTGTGTCTCGGCGATGGCGGTGGGCCGGCAGATGCAGTTCTTCGGCGCACGCGTGAACCTTGCCAAGGCTCTGCTGTACGCGATCAACGGCGGCCGGGACGAGATGACCGGCGAGCAGATCGCACCCGAGGCCCCCGCGCTGACCCGCGACCACCTGGACTACGAGCAGCTGTCGAAGGCGTACGACCACATGCTCGACTGGCTAGCGGCCACGTACGTCAACACGCTCAACGTCATCCACTACATGCACGACAAGTACGCCTACGAGCGCATCGAGATGGCGCTGCACGACCACCCCGTGCACCGCTTCATGGCCTGCGGCATCGCGGGTCTGTCGGTCGCCGCCGACAGCCTGTCCGCGGTCAAGTATGCGCGGGTGAAGGTGATCCGCGACGCGACCGGCCTGGCCGTCGACTACGAGATCGAGGGCGACTACCCGGCGTACGGGAACAACGACGACCGCGCGGACTCGATCGCCGCCGACCTGGTCCGGTCGTTCATGGCCAAGGTGCGCAAGCACCCCACGTACCGCGACGCCGAGCACACGCAGTCGGTGCTGACCATCACCTCCAATGTGGTCTACGGCAAGCACACCGGCAACACCCCCGACGGACGCCGTGCCGGTCAGCCTTTCGCCCCCGGGGCCAACCCGATGAACGGCCGCGACCTGCACGGCGTAGCCGCCTCGGCCCTCTCGGTGGCCAAGCTCCCCTACGAGCAGGCCCGGGACGGCATCTCGCTCACCACGACCATCACGCCCGAGGGACTGGGACACGATCCGGCCGAGCGAGCGGGCCACCTGGTCGGCATCCTGGACGCGTACACGGCCTCCGGCGGCTTCCACATGAACGTCAACGTCCTGGACCGGGCGACGCTCGAGGACGCCATGCAACACCCCCAGAAGTACCCGGAGCTGACGATCCGGGTCTCCGGATACGCCGTCAACTTTGTCCGCCTGACCCGCGAGCAGCAGCTCGACGTGATCAGCCGTACCTTCCACGGATCGCTATGA